The Acidimicrobiia bacterium genome window below encodes:
- a CDS encoding alcohol dehydrogenase catalytic domain-containing protein: MRGIVHLGGGEVVVTDELEVRRPGPTEVAIRLVAAGVCHSDLSVLDGTIPFPTPVVCGHEGAGVVEEVGATVKGVAPGDHVVVSTLANCGRCAACAAGRPTRCRSSIGNIDRPFTFRGEPAYNFAATSSFAERIVVEAVQAVPISKDVPLTSACLIACGVITGVGAVLNRARVQTGETAAVFGIGGVGLNVVQALRLVGAARIVAIDANPAKEVLARQFGATDFVLAGDDGVEQVRAMFPAPGIHFAGGVDWAFECTGIPKVLEAAIETLDWGGTAVAIGVPPPGAQVSAVITRLTQIDRGVIGNRYGSARPHRDFPMIASLYLDGRLMLDELVSATAPLEDFGTIVDRLHAGELARGVLTFDA; the protein is encoded by the coding sequence ATGCGAGGAATCGTCCATCTCGGAGGCGGCGAGGTCGTCGTCACCGACGAGCTCGAAGTGCGCCGGCCCGGGCCGACCGAGGTCGCCATCCGGCTGGTCGCCGCGGGCGTCTGCCACAGCGACCTCTCGGTCCTCGACGGCACGATCCCCTTCCCGACCCCCGTCGTCTGCGGGCACGAGGGGGCGGGCGTCGTCGAGGAGGTCGGCGCCACGGTGAAGGGCGTCGCGCCCGGCGACCACGTGGTCGTCTCGACCCTCGCCAACTGCGGGCGCTGCGCGGCCTGCGCGGCCGGCCGCCCGACCCGCTGCCGCTCGTCGATCGGCAACATCGACCGGCCCTTCACCTTCCGCGGCGAGCCCGCCTACAACTTCGCGGCGACGTCGTCGTTCGCCGAGCGCATCGTCGTCGAGGCGGTGCAGGCGGTGCCGATCAGCAAGGACGTGCCGCTGACCTCCGCGTGCCTCATCGCGTGCGGCGTGATCACCGGCGTCGGCGCGGTCCTGAACCGAGCGCGCGTGCAGACGGGTGAGACCGCCGCGGTCTTCGGCATCGGCGGGGTCGGGCTCAACGTCGTGCAGGCGCTTCGCCTCGTCGGCGCCGCGCGCATCGTCGCCATCGACGCCAACCCCGCGAAGGAAGTGCTGGCACGGCAGTTCGGCGCGACCGACTTCGTGCTCGCGGGCGACGACGGCGTCGAGCAGGTGCGGGCGATGTTCCCGGCGCCCGGCATCCACTTCGCCGGCGGCGTCGACTGGGCGTTCGAGTGCACCGGCATCCCGAAGGTGCTCGAAGCCGCGATCGAGACGCTCGACTGGGGCGGCACCGCGGTCGCGATCGGTGTGCCGCCACCCGGCGCACAGGTGTCGGCGGTGATCACCCGGCTCACGCAGATCGACCGGGGCGTGATCGGCAACCGCTACGGCTCGGCCCGGCCGCACCGCGACTTCCCGATGATCGCGTCGCTCTATCTCGACGGCCGGCTCATGCTCGACGAGCTCGTCTCCGCGACCGCGCCGCTGGAGGACTTCGGCACCATCGTCGACCGCCTCCACGCCGGCGAGCTCGCGCGCGGCGTGCTGACCTTCGACGCCTGA
- a CDS encoding DUF695 domain-containing protein, with amino-acid sequence MAWRRNRRAVQDVPPDWTVAHGLDNITGRPIVIRINRVYADVSNRQSFSIRIECTIDLADPRADGLPTEESLAALGATDDRLVTTLAREAVLAAVITGNARHQLVFYSRVRTAFNADGVTTTRIGDHDVRFNVESDREWSEFDRLLAAVQGAPRPSTAKVELAPDAESHDVGAADRAILDQLTRRGADLSTPRTVHHYLFFGSEAARRDAAAHVAASGWDVEQRPAPADDPDRRLVVATRHDVVLDHEAVVVARAFFDVTAARFGGEYDGWDTPA; translated from the coding sequence ATGGCCTGGCGTCGCAACCGGCGCGCGGTCCAGGACGTGCCGCCCGACTGGACCGTTGCGCACGGGCTCGACAACATCACGGGCCGGCCGATCGTGATCCGGATCAACCGCGTGTACGCCGACGTGTCGAACCGGCAGTCGTTCTCGATCCGGATCGAGTGCACGATCGACCTCGCCGATCCGCGCGCCGACGGGTTGCCGACCGAGGAATCGCTCGCCGCCCTGGGCGCCACCGATGATCGACTGGTGACGACGCTGGCGCGCGAGGCCGTGCTCGCCGCGGTCATCACGGGCAACGCGCGGCACCAGCTCGTGTTCTATTCGCGCGTCCGCACCGCGTTCAACGCCGACGGCGTGACGACCACGCGTATCGGCGACCACGACGTCCGCTTCAACGTCGAGAGCGACCGTGAATGGTCGGAGTTCGACCGGCTGCTCGCGGCGGTTCAGGGCGCGCCCCGCCCGTCGACGGCGAAGGTGGAGCTCGCACCCGACGCCGAGTCGCACGACGTCGGCGCCGCCGACCGCGCGATTCTCGACCAGCTCACCCGGCGCGGCGCCGATCTGTCGACCCCCCGCACCGTGCACCACTACCTGTTCTTCGGGTCCGAGGCGGCCCGGCGTGACGCCGCCGCGCACGTCGCCGCGTCGGGATGGGACGTCGAGCAGCGCCCAGCCCCCGCCGACGACCCCGATCGCCGGCTGGTCGTGGCGACGCGGCACGACGTCGTGCTCGATCATGAGGCCGTCGTCGTCGCCCGCGCGTTCTTCGACGTTACGGCCGCGCGTTTCGGCGGCGAGTACGACGGCTGGGATACGCCGGCCTGA
- a CDS encoding LLM class flavin-dependent oxidoreductase, which translates to MEFGLFNSLYVPHHLSDGNPGAEHERLLDEVAIVEAADRSGFKYTWVTEHHFLTEYSHLSANEVFLGYLASSTERIHIGSGIFNVTPPVNHPARVAERVAMLDHLSHGRFEMGMGRGSSTTEQAGFGIDDPDLTKEMFDEVVGQFRHMWADGEYEYDGRFFSMPKRNVLPKPYTKPHPPMWVAAGSPSTFEKAAKMGLGVLCFTMAGPDALKPLIDSYKEAIKDADPVGGYVNDNVMVTTQLLCLEDRERVLDIGPTLSMSYQNSLLFRYLDTFPRPDGIPEWPALIPEPTRDDIASRIGIAGSMYGTPEDVIPSVQAFQDAGADQVAFGLLSSTMPRDVAVETIELFGRDVLPQFDKDPVHRTTRQREAQVAAGA; encoded by the coding sequence ATGGAATTCGGACTCTTCAACAGCCTGTACGTGCCGCATCACCTGAGCGACGGCAATCCCGGTGCCGAGCACGAGCGTCTGCTCGACGAGGTCGCGATCGTCGAGGCTGCGGATCGCAGCGGCTTCAAGTACACGTGGGTGACCGAGCACCACTTCCTCACGGAGTACTCGCACCTGTCGGCGAACGAGGTGTTCCTCGGTTATCTCGCGTCGAGTACGGAGCGCATCCACATCGGGTCGGGCATCTTCAACGTCACGCCGCCGGTGAACCACCCGGCGCGCGTGGCGGAGCGTGTCGCGATGCTCGATCATCTGAGCCACGGCCGTTTCGAGATGGGTATGGGTCGCGGCTCGTCGACCACGGAGCAGGCCGGGTTCGGGATCGACGATCCGGATCTGACGAAGGAGATGTTCGACGAGGTCGTCGGGCAGTTCCGTCACATGTGGGCCGACGGTGAGTACGAGTACGACGGCCGGTTCTTCTCGATGCCGAAGCGGAACGTGTTGCCGAAGCCGTACACGAAGCCGCATCCGCCGATGTGGGTGGCCGCGGGTTCGCCGAGCACGTTCGAGAAGGCCGCGAAGATGGGGCTCGGCGTGTTGTGCTTCACGATGGCGGGGCCGGACGCGTTGAAGCCGCTGATCGACTCGTACAAAGAGGCGATCAAGGACGCGGATCCCGTCGGCGGCTACGTGAACGACAACGTGATGGTCACCACGCAGTTGCTGTGCCTCGAAGACCGTGAGCGCGTGCTCGACATCGGGCCGACGCTCTCGATGAGCTACCAGAACAGCCTGTTGTTCCGGTATCTCGACACGTTCCCGCGGCCCGACGGCATTCCCGAGTGGCCGGCGCTGATTCCCGAACCGACGCGCGACGACATCGCGTCTCGCATCGGCATCGCCGGCTCGATGTACGGCACACCCGAGGATGTGATCCCGTCGGTGCAGGCGTTCCAGGACGCGGGTGCCGATCAGGTCGCCTTCGGTTTGCTGTCGAGCACGATGCCGCGCGACGTCGCGGTCGAGACGATCGAGCTCTTCGGTCGCGATGTGCTGCCGCAGTTCGACAAGGACCCGGTGCACCGCACGACGCGCCAGCGCGAGGCGCAGGTCGCCGCGGGCGCGTGA
- a CDS encoding cytochrome P450, with product MSAAHAPAPPELAAVDLTDLDLFANGFPHHVFAVHRAFAPVYWHEPTAHTPDEEGFWSVSTHEETLAVMRDARTYSSETGGARPYGGTILPDSPIAGKVLNMMDDPRHQRVRALVSRGLTPRTIGRLEADLRARTHVLLDRFAATGGGDFVASVAGELPMQAICLLLGVPEGDRHQLFEWIETVFDFREGDAFASTDRVAQSGLRMFEYGARLIARKRAEPADDMLSVVVHATLPDMDPPSLTDDELHLFFSLLFAAGADTTRNAVAGGLLALVQHPAQLAAVRSTAIPIETATDEIVRWTSPAAYNRRTATVDTVLGGQEIEAGDKVVFWEASANRDERVFERAMQFDAARDPNPHLGFGHGIHHCLGASLARLELRVVLGEVLARFDRIELTGAPEWTRSNKHTGIRKLPVEVA from the coding sequence ATGAGTGCCGCGCACGCGCCCGCTCCGCCCGAGCTCGCCGCCGTCGACCTCACCGATCTCGACCTCTTCGCGAACGGCTTCCCGCACCACGTGTTCGCGGTGCACCGCGCGTTCGCGCCCGTCTACTGGCACGAGCCGACTGCGCACACCCCCGACGAAGAAGGCTTCTGGTCGGTCTCGACGCACGAGGAGACGCTCGCGGTGATGCGCGACGCGCGTACGTACTCGTCGGAGACCGGTGGTGCGCGGCCCTACGGCGGCACGATCCTCCCGGACTCACCGATCGCGGGGAAGGTCCTCAACATGATGGACGACCCGCGCCATCAGCGCGTGCGCGCGCTCGTGAGCCGCGGGCTCACGCCCCGCACGATCGGACGACTCGAAGCCGATCTGCGCGCGCGGACGCACGTGCTCCTCGATCGCTTCGCGGCGACCGGCGGTGGCGACTTCGTCGCGAGTGTCGCGGGCGAGCTGCCGATGCAGGCGATCTGCCTCCTGCTCGGTGTGCCCGAAGGCGATCGCCACCAGCTGTTCGAGTGGATCGAGACGGTCTTCGACTTCCGTGAGGGCGACGCGTTCGCGAGCACCGATCGCGTCGCGCAATCCGGGCTGCGCATGTTCGAGTACGGCGCGCGGCTGATCGCGCGCAAGCGCGCGGAGCCGGCCGACGACATGCTCTCCGTCGTCGTCCATGCGACGCTGCCCGACATGGATCCGCCGTCGCTCACCGACGACGAGCTCCACCTCTTCTTCAGCCTGCTATTCGCGGCGGGCGCCGACACGACGCGCAACGCGGTCGCGGGCGGCCTGCTCGCGCTCGTGCAGCATCCCGCGCAGCTCGCGGCGGTGCGCTCCACTGCGATCCCGATCGAGACCGCGACCGACGAGATCGTGCGCTGGACGAGCCCGGCCGCGTACAACCGCCGAACCGCGACGGTCGACACCGTGCTCGGCGGTCAGGAGATCGAGGCGGGCGACAAGGTCGTGTTCTGGGAAGCGTCGGCGAACCGCGACGAGAGGGTCTTCGAACGCGCGATGCAGTTCGACGCCGCGCGCGACCCGAACCCGCACCTCGGCTTCGGACACGGCATCCACCACTGTCTCGGCGCGAGCCTCGCCCGGCTCGAGTTGCGCGTCGTCCTCGGCGAGGTGCTCGCGCGCTTCGACCGCATCGAGCTCACCGGCGCGCCCGAGTGGACGCGCAGCAACAAGCACACCGGAATCAGGAAGCTACCGGTCGAAGTGGCGTAG
- a CDS encoding glutamine amidotransferase: MSSEITIALVRPAMLGTYGDRGNATVLEMRLRKRGIGARVLELDRDPVPADADIYLLGGGEDGAQAAVAGDAQLRTAIGTAVQRNAVVLGVCAGFQLLGQTFETAEGRAVDGLGVLDCTSARRDGPRAVGEVFALPRAELNLPTLTGFENHGGGTWLSESLQPLARLDLGVGNGDGSGTEGAIAGRVIGTYLHGPVLARNPALADLLLGWAVGRTLEPLAMPAVDRLRAERLAQGRGSRMRV, encoded by the coding sequence ATGTCGTCTGAGATCACGATCGCGCTCGTGCGGCCGGCGATGCTCGGCACCTACGGCGACCGCGGGAACGCGACCGTGTTGGAGATGCGACTGCGCAAGCGCGGCATCGGTGCGCGTGTGCTCGAGCTCGACCGCGACCCCGTGCCCGCCGACGCCGACATCTATCTGCTCGGTGGTGGCGAGGACGGCGCGCAGGCCGCGGTCGCGGGCGACGCGCAGCTGCGCACCGCGATCGGCACCGCGGTGCAGCGCAACGCGGTCGTGCTCGGTGTGTGCGCGGGTTTCCAGTTGCTCGGCCAGACGTTCGAGACCGCGGAAGGTCGCGCGGTCGACGGACTCGGCGTGCTCGACTGCACGAGCGCGCGCCGCGACGGGCCGCGTGCGGTCGGCGAGGTGTTCGCGCTGCCGCGTGCCGAGCTCAACCTGCCGACGCTCACCGGCTTCGAGAACCACGGCGGCGGCACGTGGCTGTCGGAGAGCCTGCAGCCGCTCGCCCGCCTCGACCTCGGCGTCGGCAACGGCGACGGTTCCGGCACCGAAGGCGCGATCGCGGGCCGCGTCATCGGCACCTATCTCCACGGTCCGGTGCTCGCGCGCAACCCCGCACTCGCCGACTTGCTGCTCGGCTGGGCGGTCGGCCGCACGCTCGAGCCGCTCGCGATGCCCGCGGTCGACCGGCTGCGCGCGGAACGGCTGGCGCAAGGGCGCGGCAGCCGCATGCGGGTTTGA
- a CDS encoding MurT ligase domain-containing protein produces MVTRRPPTRAWGDRARLVAGVTAGRLAGLASRATGRGEGWVISGKTCLTVAPDAARLLAAGRTTALVSGTNGKTTTTAMLAAALATRGEVASNRSGANVTEGIVAALLEQRTASIAAIEVDERFIPWAFDTLAPKAVAFLNLSRDQLSRLNETRMISGRWRECVADHPEITVVANVDDPLIVWAALPATNVRWVGAGQRWTDDALACPACSSVIDFDAQGWHCTGCDFARPTPNYALVHDRLVLPDGTELAVEPSLPGDVNRGNVAMAAATAAVLGVAPADAVRGAVGVQGVAGRYRTVRVGNAQVRLLLAKNPASWRETLRFIPPPPEPVVLVLNARDPDGHDPSWIYDVPFETLGERPVICTGDRASDLSVRLAYAGIEHEWRPNVDEVMDRLEFPIVDVIANYSAFQDLRKRFGNVV; encoded by the coding sequence GTGGTCACGCGGCGGCCACCGACACGAGCCTGGGGCGATCGCGCCCGACTCGTCGCCGGAGTAACGGCGGGACGACTCGCGGGGCTCGCCTCGCGAGCGACCGGCCGGGGCGAGGGCTGGGTCATCAGCGGGAAGACCTGCCTCACCGTCGCGCCCGACGCGGCCCGCCTCCTCGCCGCCGGTCGCACGACCGCGCTCGTCAGCGGCACGAACGGCAAGACGACGACGACCGCGATGCTCGCGGCCGCGCTCGCGACGCGCGGCGAGGTCGCGAGCAACCGCTCGGGTGCGAACGTCACCGAAGGCATCGTCGCCGCACTGCTCGAGCAGCGCACCGCGTCGATCGCCGCGATCGAGGTCGACGAGCGCTTCATCCCCTGGGCCTTCGACACGCTCGCACCCAAGGCCGTTGCCTTCCTCAACCTGTCGCGCGACCAGCTGAGCCGGCTCAACGAGACGCGCATGATCTCGGGGCGCTGGCGCGAGTGTGTCGCCGACCATCCCGAGATCACGGTTGTCGCGAACGTCGACGATCCGCTCATCGTGTGGGCGGCGCTGCCGGCGACGAACGTGCGGTGGGTCGGCGCCGGTCAGCGCTGGACCGACGACGCGCTCGCGTGCCCGGCATGCAGCTCGGTGATCGACTTCGACGCGCAGGGCTGGCACTGCACCGGATGCGACTTCGCGCGCCCGACACCGAACTACGCGCTCGTGCACGACCGGCTCGTGCTGCCCGACGGTACGGAGCTCGCGGTCGAGCCGTCGCTGCCCGGCGACGTGAACCGCGGCAACGTCGCGATGGCGGCGGCCACCGCCGCGGTGCTCGGTGTCGCGCCCGCGGACGCGGTGCGCGGAGCCGTCGGTGTGCAAGGTGTCGCGGGCCGCTACCGCACGGTGCGGGTGGGCAACGCGCAGGTCCGTTTGCTGCTCGCGAAGAACCCCGCGAGCTGGCGGGAGACGCTTCGCTTCATCCCGCCGCCGCCCGAGCCCGTGGTGCTCGTGCTCAACGCGCGCGACCCCGACGGTCACGATCCGTCGTGGATCTACGACGTGCCGTTCGAGACGCTGGGGGAGCGGCCGGTGATCTGCACCGGTGACCGCGCCTCCGACTTGTCGGTGCGGCTCGCGTACGCGGGCATCGAGCACGAGTGGCGACCCAATGTCGACGAGGTGATGGACCGCCTCGAGTTCCCGATCGTCGACGTCATCGCGAACTACAGCGCGTTCCAGGACCTGCGGAAGCGGTTCGGCAATGTCGTCTGA
- a CDS encoding SLC13 family permease produces the protein MAGAVSFLLLAALIAFVTLRPRGLPEVVVALPAAVIVVVARLAPWAAVRHELRFLAPTLVFLAAIFVIAEVASVAGVFDAAGAILARRSGGSARRLVLVVAVAATVTTTVLSLDATAVLLTPVVLRVARARHADLETPLLTTTQLANGGSLLLPVSNLTNLIVFPLTGLTFAGFAVRMAFPLAVAVGVITAVAVVRAGGPRGGRVVAGGSTELRADAPVELDGFGRAVACGLGVLLVAFFAGSLVHVAPSVIAAVGAVLFGTAAVAHRRTGVGALVRAAAPGFVVFVGALGVVVTAASRHGLSRIVGDVLPSGNGLAPLIGVALVAAVLANIVNNLPATLVLLGAIPSGAAAPLLAALVGLNVGPNLTYTGSLATLLWRKTVRAADAEPRRRAFFTAAALTTPLAVVAATAALWLSLRVLGGG, from the coding sequence GTGGCCGGCGCGGTGAGCTTTCTCCTCCTCGCGGCCCTGATCGCGTTCGTGACGCTGCGACCGCGCGGGCTGCCGGAGGTCGTCGTCGCGCTGCCCGCGGCCGTGATCGTCGTCGTCGCGCGCCTTGCCCCGTGGGCCGCCGTGCGCCACGAGCTCCGCTTCCTCGCGCCGACGCTCGTGTTCCTCGCCGCGATCTTCGTGATCGCCGAGGTCGCGTCGGTCGCCGGCGTGTTCGACGCCGCGGGCGCGATCTTGGCGCGCCGATCGGGCGGCTCGGCGCGCCGGCTCGTGCTCGTCGTCGCCGTCGCCGCGACCGTCACGACGACGGTGTTGAGCCTCGACGCGACCGCCGTCCTGCTGACGCCGGTCGTGCTCCGAGTGGCGCGCGCCCGGCACGCCGATCTCGAGACTCCCCTCCTCACGACGACGCAACTCGCGAACGGCGGCTCGCTGCTGCTACCCGTGTCGAACCTCACGAACCTGATCGTCTTCCCGCTGACCGGTCTCACGTTCGCAGGCTTCGCGGTGCGGATGGCGTTTCCGCTCGCAGTCGCGGTCGGGGTGATCACGGCGGTTGCCGTCGTGCGCGCCGGGGGCCCGCGGGGCGGGCGCGTCGTCGCCGGCGGATCGACGGAGTTGCGCGCCGACGCACCGGTCGAGCTCGACGGCTTCGGGCGCGCGGTCGCGTGCGGGCTCGGTGTGCTGCTCGTCGCCTTCTTCGCGGGCTCGCTCGTGCACGTCGCACCGTCGGTGATCGCCGCGGTCGGCGCGGTGCTGTTCGGCACGGCGGCCGTCGCTCACCGTCGGACCGGTGTCGGCGCGCTGGTGCGCGCGGCGGCGCCAGGCTTCGTCGTGTTCGTCGGCGCGCTCGGCGTCGTCGTGACGGCCGCGAGCCGCCACGGACTGTCGAGAATCGTCGGCGACGTATTGCCGTCGGGCAACGGACTCGCGCCACTGATCGGCGTCGCACTGGTCGCGGCCGTGCTCGCGAACATCGTGAACAACCTGCCGGCGACGCTCGTGCTGCTCGGCGCGATCCCGTCCGGTGCGGCCGCGCCCCTGCTCGCCGCGCTCGTCGGGCTCAACGTCGGCCCGAACCTCACCTATACGGGATCGCTCGCGACCCTGCTCTGGCGCAAGACGGTCCGCGCCGCCGACGCCGAGCCGCGGCGCCGCGCGTTCTTCACGGCCGCGGCGCTGACGACCCCGCTCGCCGTCGTTGCCGCGACCGCCGCCCTCTGGCTGTCACTCCGAGTGCTCGGCGGCGGCTGA
- a CDS encoding DUF2889 domain-containing protein, with protein sequence MATAEHAQPITDRSVVGPRDPATETPPRADGSIRRTSTIDMLRPDGWTGDLVLRGRARDLVTTASEAHAVAEARVDVRADVTRALIAIDTTPALPRADELLGAPVGGGFRGRVDAVAPDERARATPLYLLLDDLPVAALVSGYAMQRTNQIGRMPVEAYSYNTDQCAGWRAGGTLMLVLSDKGSVPMTIGPAAPELARIDDPLAWHEHDPLPTHGMRRRRRVDVRRDEEDGALHVDAMFRDSYLGADGIETIVHEYSCTATVDPHTLTVVAAEARPRVLPYIECPEAAASARRLAGLTVTDLRARVRREFTGISTCTHLNDLLRSLADVGALASALAATA encoded by the coding sequence GTGGCCACGGCCGAGCACGCGCAACCGATCACCGACCGGTCCGTCGTCGGCCCGCGTGATCCCGCGACCGAGACGCCGCCGCGCGCGGACGGTTCGATCCGACGCACGAGCACGATCGACATGCTCCGGCCCGACGGCTGGACCGGCGACCTCGTGCTGCGCGGCCGCGCCCGCGACCTCGTCACCACCGCGAGCGAAGCACACGCGGTCGCCGAAGCACGCGTCGACGTCCGCGCCGACGTGACGCGCGCGCTGATCGCGATCGACACGACCCCCGCGCTCCCGCGCGCCGACGAGCTGCTCGGCGCGCCCGTCGGCGGCGGCTTCCGTGGCCGCGTCGACGCGGTCGCGCCCGACGAGCGCGCCCGCGCCACACCGCTCTACCTCTTGCTCGACGACCTACCGGTCGCCGCGCTCGTGTCGGGTTACGCGATGCAACGCACGAACCAGATCGGTCGCATGCCGGTCGAGGCCTACTCGTACAACACCGACCAGTGCGCGGGCTGGCGGGCGGGCGGCACCCTCATGCTCGTCCTGTCCGACAAGGGTTCCGTGCCGATGACGATCGGTCCCGCGGCGCCCGAGCTCGCGCGCATCGACGACCCGCTCGCGTGGCACGAGCACGATCCGCTGCCGACACACGGGATGCGGCGACGGCGCCGCGTCGACGTGCGGCGCGACGAGGAAGACGGCGCGCTCCACGTCGACGCGATGTTCCGCGACAGCTACCTCGGTGCCGACGGGATCGAGACGATCGTGCACGAATACTCGTGCACCGCGACCGTCGACCCGCACACGCTCACCGTCGTCGCCGCCGAGGCGCGCCCCCGAGTGCTCCCCTACATCGAGTGCCCCGAGGCGGCGGCCAGCGCGCGGCGTCTGGCCGGACTCACCGTCACCGACCTGCGCGCCCGGGTCCGGCGCGAGTTCACCGGCATCTCGACGTGCACCCATCTGAACGACCTGCTGCGCAGCCTCGCCGACGTCGGCGCGCTGGCCTCGGCGCTCGCCGCCACCGCCTGA
- a CDS encoding YihY/virulence factor BrkB family protein, producing MSDGPRRAETELEQVEGEVRDAERELDSRADAVLARHERAALGFRLLRSVMKEQGQEQVGLAASGAAFWLIISAFPTAIAAISIFGLVVSPADVAKDLAGLAHQGPASLGATVTTQLQHVAAADHAGLSTGLVVSLLLALWSASAGIYNLDRAIRTAYGLRPDRYLDARGRAFVGAFATVVALGLLALLSAGLSGVVAHVPAAVVAIAGIPALLAFMVVAIAGLYRFSIARTVGAAAVLPGAIASGCGLALVASGFAVYLHFSKHFTAVYGALAGAVIAMIGTYLAVYVVLLGAVLNVQLTGVAFHELDDLALG from the coding sequence GTGAGCGACGGCCCGCGCCGAGCGGAGACGGAGCTCGAGCAGGTCGAAGGCGAGGTTCGCGACGCGGAGCGCGAGCTGGATTCGCGCGCCGACGCAGTGCTCGCGCGGCACGAGCGCGCCGCGTTGGGCTTCCGGCTGCTGCGCTCGGTGATGAAGGAGCAAGGGCAGGAACAGGTCGGGCTCGCGGCGTCGGGCGCGGCGTTCTGGCTGATCATCTCGGCGTTCCCGACCGCGATCGCGGCGATCAGCATCTTCGGCCTCGTCGTGAGTCCCGCCGACGTCGCGAAGGATCTTGCGGGGCTCGCGCACCAGGGGCCGGCATCGCTGGGCGCGACGGTGACGACCCAGTTGCAACACGTCGCCGCGGCCGACCACGCCGGCCTCTCGACCGGACTCGTCGTGTCGCTCCTGCTCGCGCTCTGGAGCGCGTCGGCGGGCATCTACAACCTCGACCGCGCCATCCGCACCGCGTACGGCCTGCGACCCGATCGCTACCTCGACGCGCGCGGCCGCGCGTTCGTCGGCGCGTTCGCCACGGTCGTCGCGCTCGGGCTCCTCGCGCTGCTGTCGGCCGGACTCTCCGGCGTGGTCGCGCACGTGCCCGCGGCCGTCGTCGCGATCGCAGGCATCCCCGCACTGCTCGCCTTCATGGTCGTCGCGATCGCGGGTCTGTACCGGTTCTCGATCGCGCGGACCGTCGGCGCGGCCGCGGTGTTGCCGGGCGCGATCGCGTCGGGGTGTGGGCTCGCGCTCGTCGCCAGCGGCTTCGCCGTCTACCTGCACTTCTCGAAGCACTTCACGGCCGTGTACGGCGCGCTCGCGGGCGCAGTGATCGCGATGATCGGCACGTACCTCGCGGTGTACGTCGTGCTGCTCGGCGCGGTGCTG